The DNA window CAGCTCGAATTCGGCGCAGGCCTCAACGTGCTTTCCGGCGAAACCGGCGCCGGCAAAACGATCATCTTGAGCGCGCTCGGATTGCTGCTCGGCTCACGCGCGTCGCCCGATATGATTCGCACCGGCGAGAAGGAGGCGGTCGTCGAGGGACGGTTCGAGCTCGAGGGCGAGGCCGCGATGCCTGAACTGGCCGGGCGCAGGCGCGACGGCGAGCGCCGCGAGTTGATCGTGCGCAGAGTGATCGCCGAAGGTGGTGGGCGCTCGCGGGTGACGATCGACGGCGAACTCGCCACCGTGCAAAGCCTTGGCAAATTAGGCGCGTCGCTGGTCCAGGTTTATGGACAGCACGAGCAGCATTCGTTGCTCCGTGCGGAGAGCCATCGCGAGACTCTCGATCGTTACGCGAACCTCGATGACGAACTCGCGTCCTATCGCGAACGCTACGCGCGCGCGCAAGACATCCAGTCCCGCCTTCACGAACTAAACCGCCGCGAACGCGAACGCGCGGATTTGCTGGAACTCGCAAGGTTCCGCGCGACCGAACTCGAGCGCGCCGAGCTCGTCGCGGGCGAAGATGAAGCGCTATCGCGCGAACGCACCGTGCTCTCCAACGCAAGCAAGCTCGCCACCGCCGCGCTCGAAGCCGAGCAGGCGCTCTACGGCGCCGACGGCGCGGCGACCGATACGGTTTCGCGCGCCGAAGCGCGATTGGCCGATGCGGCTGCGCTCGATCCGAAACTCGGCGATGCGCTCGGGATGATCAAGTCGGCCCGCGCGAACCTCGAGGAAGCGGCGCGCGCGCTCGGCGCGTACGCGTCCAGGATCGAGGCGGATCCCGCGCGTCTGGAAGAAATCGACAACCGCCTTCAGGAACTGACGCGGCTCAAGCGCAAATACGGCGGGTCAATCGATAGCGTGATCGAGACGTTGGAGCGATCGCGGGCCGAGATTGGCGAGCTCGAAGGAATCGGCGAGTCGAAAGCTCAAGTCGAAGCCGCGATGGCGGCGGCGCTCGACGAACTCAGCGGGCATGCAAATCGACTGTCCTCGATTCGCCAGCGCGTTGCCGCCGAGCTCGGCCGCAAGATGGAAGCCGAATTGAGGACGCTCGGGATGCGCTCGCCGGGTTTCGAGGCGCGGCTCGGCGCGCTCGGCGCGGAGGAAGCCGGCTTCGTGCATGGCGGCGTTGCGCTCGGCCCGTTCGGCGTCGATACGGTCGAGTTTCATCTGTCGCCGAATGTCGGCCAGCCTGCGATGGCGCTGCTGAGAATCGCCTCGGGCGGCGAGCTTTCGCGCGTGATGCTCGCGCTCAAGCGCCTCGAGGCGCAGCGCCGCGGTGTTGCCACGATGAT is part of the Candidatus Binatus sp. genome and encodes:
- the recN gene encoding DNA repair protein RecN, with product MLLELHIRNFAIIEEAQLEFGAGLNVLSGETGAGKTIILSALGLLLGSRASPDMIRTGEKEAVVEGRFELEGEAAMPELAGRRRDGERRELIVRRVIAEGGGRSRVTIDGELATVQSLGKLGASLVQVYGQHEQHSLLRAESHRETLDRYANLDDELASYRERYARAQDIQSRLHELNRRERERADLLELARFRATELERAELVAGEDEALSRERTVLSNASKLATAALEAEQALYGADGAATDTVSRAEARLADAAALDPKLGDALGMIKSARANLEEAARALGAYASRIEADPARLEEIDNRLQELTRLKRKYGGSIDSVIETLERSRAEIGELEGIGESKAQVEAAMAAALDELSGHANRLSSIRQRVAAELGRKMEAELRTLGMRSPGFEARLGALGAEEAGFVHGGVALGPFGVDTVEFHLSPNVGQPAMALLRIASGGELSRVMLALKRLEAQRRGVATMIFDEVDAGIGGAVAQVVGRKLKQLSRFHQILCVTHLAQIAAFADRHLTVEKEERRGSTRSRVAVLEPGDRTEEIARMLGGEVSDKFRRAARELLDRARE